A region from the Clostridium beijerinckii genome encodes:
- a CDS encoding NCS2 family permease — protein sequence MKTNANKQKSSFLESYFQLKENNSNVKTEILAGITTFVTMAYIIFVNPNILKLSGMNSANAIGDAAAQLSVGTDPIVSSVFVATCLAAAIGTLIMGLYANLPFAQAPGMGLNAFFTYTVCLTLGFTWNQALSCVLLSGILFIIITVTSIREKIVDAIPQNLKYAISGGIGLYIALIGLKSGGVIVANQATLVGFGNFANPGTLLTIIGITITAILMARGIKGSILIGIISTTIIGIPLKITSLENLHVFSAPPSIAPTFAAFDFAGLFSKGGTSIGGAILSVIMVVITICLVDLFDTIGTLVGTATKAGMLDKDGRVIRMRKALLCDAVATTAGSVLGTSTVCTYVESTSGVSEGGRTGLTSVTVGILFILSMFFSGIVGIVPGQATAPALVIVGVLMMSAIVKIDFDDFTEGLPSFFCIALMPFTYSIANGIAAAMIFYPIVKIATGRQKEISPIVYVLALLFILRYILLPFE from the coding sequence ATGAAAACCAATGCAAACAAACAAAAATCTTCATTTTTGGAATCATATTTTCAATTGAAAGAAAATAACTCAAATGTAAAGACAGAAATACTTGCTGGAATCACTACTTTTGTTACAATGGCGTACATTATATTTGTTAATCCCAATATATTAAAATTATCTGGTATGAATTCAGCCAATGCAATAGGTGATGCAGCTGCACAACTTAGTGTAGGTACAGATCCAATAGTATCATCTGTTTTCGTCGCTACTTGTTTAGCAGCAGCTATTGGTACATTAATAATGGGGCTTTATGCCAATCTCCCTTTTGCTCAAGCTCCAGGGATGGGTCTTAATGCATTTTTCACGTATACAGTATGTTTAACATTAGGATTTACATGGAATCAAGCTCTATCATGCGTATTACTATCAGGAATATTATTTATAATCATTACAGTAACTTCCATACGAGAAAAGATAGTTGATGCAATACCTCAAAATCTAAAATACGCAATTTCTGGAGGTATTGGACTATATATAGCGCTTATTGGATTGAAATCTGGTGGCGTAATAGTTGCAAATCAAGCAACACTAGTTGGATTTGGGAATTTTGCAAACCCAGGAACATTACTAACTATAATAGGAATTACAATAACTGCTATCTTGATGGCTAGAGGTATTAAGGGTTCAATTCTTATTGGAATAATTTCAACCACAATAATAGGAATTCCACTCAAAATTACATCTCTTGAAAATTTACATGTTTTCAGTGCACCACCATCAATTGCTCCTACTTTTGCAGCATTTGATTTTGCTGGTCTATTTTCAAAAGGAGGTACTTCAATAGGAGGTGCAATTCTTAGTGTTATTATGGTTGTTATAACTATTTGCTTAGTTGATCTTTTTGATACTATCGGAACACTTGTTGGAACTGCAACAAAAGCAGGAATGCTTGATAAAGATGGTAGGGTTATAAGAATGAGAAAAGCACTTTTATGTGATGCAGTAGCAACAACAGCAGGTTCAGTCTTAGGTACAAGTACGGTTTGCACATATGTTGAATCTACATCTGGTGTTTCTGAAGGAGGAAGAACTGGACTTACTTCAGTAACAGTAGGTATATTATTTATTCTATCAATGTTTTTTTCAGGTATTGTTGGAATAGTTCCTGGACAAGCTACAGCACCAGCACTTGTAATAGTAGGTGTTTTGATGATGTCAGCAATTGTAAAAATAGATTTTGACGATTTTACAGAAGGACTTCCATCATTCTTTTGTATAGCATTAATGCCTTTTACTTATAGTATAGCTAATGGAATTGCAGCTGCTATGATTTTCTATCCAATAGTAAAAATAGCTACAGGTAGGCAAAAGGAAATTAGTCCAATTGTATATGTACTTGCTTTATTGTTTATTCTAAGATATATTTTACTTCCTTTTGAATAG
- a CDS encoding AAA family ATPase encodes MKITLKDISDVVNKYSKLLSSILKLDVEVVDSNFERIAGTGIYKDGIGENIESEGYVYKAALSSGNAQVIENPGRNILCKNCKDKGNCKEEMEICVPIKYGNNTFGVIGFVCSTKDQKEYLLNNFETIMSFLEQVSDFISIKIIEQNEVLTNKNDLKFLEQIINSVEDGIIAINSSNKIHLINNKGIKILKLNPSIIGETIKIEDTEDYLPSRNTYKLYIKDIEYKVVGKIIHNYINVETCSQILVFNEIKQINEDAVNLTHGNNKITCDAIVGESLVIKQMKEKIKRIAYSKSTVLITGESGTGKELVARAIHAEGNTRDKPFIAINCGAIPESLLESELFGYVKGAFSGASTSGRIGKFELANKGVIFLDEIGDMPIYLQVKLLRVLQERTLVKIGSNQLINLDIRVIAATNKDLKKLVEEGKFREDLYYRLNVIPFEIPPLKDREGDIELIMNELINKYNKIFNKYIHTVNEDVINKLKEYPWRGNVRELENLVEFMVSISHENGIINMNMLPKAIANYSKNEYVKIDDQINENKEIKKLKDIEMAYIEKILDLCGRDTLGKKEAAKKLGIGIATLYRKLDEK; translated from the coding sequence ATAAAAATAACTTTAAAAGATATTTCAGATGTAGTAAATAAATATTCTAAGTTATTATCAAGCATATTAAAATTAGACGTTGAAGTTGTAGATAGTAATTTTGAAAGAATTGCAGGTACTGGCATATATAAAGATGGTATAGGAGAAAATATAGAATCAGAAGGATATGTATATAAAGCAGCATTATCATCAGGTAATGCACAAGTTATAGAAAATCCAGGTAGAAATATTTTGTGCAAAAATTGCAAAGATAAAGGTAATTGTAAAGAAGAAATGGAGATATGTGTTCCTATAAAGTATGGAAATAATACGTTTGGAGTAATAGGCTTTGTGTGTTCTACAAAAGATCAAAAGGAGTATTTACTTAATAATTTCGAAACTATTATGAGTTTTTTAGAGCAGGTATCAGATTTTATTTCTATTAAAATTATAGAACAAAATGAAGTACTTACAAATAAGAATGATTTGAAATTTCTAGAACAAATAATAAATTCAGTAGAAGATGGAATAATTGCAATTAATAGTTCTAACAAAATACACCTTATAAATAATAAAGGAATAAAAATCCTAAAGTTAAATCCATCTATAATAGGTGAAACTATAAAAATAGAAGATACTGAAGATTATTTACCAAGTAGAAATACATATAAATTATATATAAAAGATATAGAATACAAAGTCGTTGGTAAGATAATACATAATTATATTAATGTGGAGACTTGTTCGCAAATATTAGTATTTAATGAGATAAAACAAATAAATGAAGATGCTGTTAATTTAACTCATGGAAATAATAAAATAACTTGTGATGCCATAGTTGGTGAATCACTAGTTATTAAGCAAATGAAAGAAAAGATAAAGAGAATAGCATATTCAAAGTCAACAGTTTTAATAACAGGAGAGAGTGGAACAGGGAAGGAATTAGTTGCAAGAGCTATACATGCAGAAGGAAATACAAGAGATAAGCCATTTATAGCGATAAATTGTGGTGCTATACCTGAAAGTTTATTAGAAAGTGAATTGTTTGGATATGTTAAAGGTGCATTTTCTGGAGCAAGTACAAGTGGAAGGATAGGAAAATTTGAACTAGCTAATAAAGGTGTTATATTTTTAGATGAAATTGGGGACATGCCAATATATCTTCAAGTAAAATTACTTAGAGTTCTACAAGAAAGAACTTTAGTAAAAATAGGTTCTAATCAATTAATTAATTTAGATATTAGAGTTATTGCAGCTACTAATAAGGACTTAAAAAAATTAGTTGAAGAAGGAAAATTTAGAGAAGATTTATATTATAGGTTAAATGTAATACCATTTGAAATACCTCCTCTTAAAGACAGAGAAGGGGATATAGAATTAATAATGAATGAGCTTATAAATAAATATAATAAGATATTTAATAAGTATATTCATACAGTAAATGAAGATGTTATTAATAAGCTTAAAGAGTATCCTTGGAGAGGTAATGTAAGAGAACTAGAAAATTTAGTAGAATTTATGGTTAGTATAAGTCATGAAAATGGTATTATAAACATGAATATGTTACCTAAAGCAATAGCTAATTATAGTAAAAATGAGTACGTAAAAATAGATGATCAAATTAATGAAAATAAAGAAATAAAGAAACTTAAAGATATAGAAATGGCATATATAGAGAAGATATTAGATTTATGTGGAAGAGATACTTTAGGTAAAAAAGAAGCTGCAAAAAAGTTAGGAATTGGAATCGCTACATTATATAGAAAACTCGATGAGAAATAA
- a CDS encoding xanthine permease translates to MLNNNVKKKDEVNEMLPVSQLAVLGLQHVLAMYAGAVAVPLIIGGAVGLTPEQLALLVAADLFTCGIATLIQSMGIGPHIGVRLPAILGCTFAAVGPLIIIGKNLGMQTAYGSIMVAAIIVLLVAPLYGKILRFFPTVVTGTVVTMIGLSLINVGVTSMGGGSGAKDFGSIQNILLATFVMIVVLLSNKYFKGFFQAISVLNGIILGTIVAAFMGKVDFSVVANAKWISLIHPFNFGLPKFDFGSIVMMTFVMLTIMIESTGTFLGIGKVCDKEVSDKDIVRGLRAEAISTFLGGIFNSFPYTTFNQNLGLLALSKVRSRFVVVASGIILIALGLIPKFAALATIIPQPVIGGATTIMFAMVAVAGIQMLQTVDFNSNANMMVVACSIGLGLGITTVPTLFDQTPTFFKSIFSSGIVTASVVAVILNAFLNHDIKEVESDIKQSLDSEVVYSPNEG, encoded by the coding sequence ATGTTAAATAATAATGTGAAAAAAAAGGATGAAGTAAATGAAATGCTACCAGTAAGTCAACTTGCCGTTTTAGGTTTACAACATGTACTAGCAATGTATGCAGGTGCAGTTGCGGTACCATTAATCATTGGTGGTGCTGTAGGTCTAACACCGGAACAATTAGCACTTTTGGTAGCTGCGGATTTATTTACTTGTGGTATTGCAACTTTAATACAGTCAATGGGTATAGGACCACATATTGGTGTTAGGTTACCAGCAATTTTAGGTTGTACATTTGCAGCAGTTGGTCCGTTAATTATTATTGGTAAAAACTTAGGAATGCAAACAGCTTATGGTTCCATAATGGTAGCGGCAATTATTGTTCTACTAGTAGCACCGTTATATGGAAAAATATTGAGGTTTTTTCCAACAGTTGTAACAGGAACAGTAGTTACTATGATAGGTCTTTCTTTAATAAATGTTGGAGTAACTAGCATGGGCGGTGGCTCAGGAGCTAAAGATTTCGGAAGTATACAAAATATTTTACTAGCAACATTTGTAATGATTGTTGTTTTACTATCTAACAAATATTTTAAAGGATTTTTTCAAGCAATTTCAGTTTTAAATGGTATTATTTTAGGAACAATAGTTGCTGCATTTATGGGGAAAGTAGATTTTTCAGTAGTGGCAAATGCAAAATGGATAAGCCTTATTCACCCATTCAATTTTGGTTTACCTAAATTTGATTTTGGTTCAATAGTTATGATGACTTTTGTTATGTTAACAATAATGATTGAATCAACTGGTACATTTCTTGGAATTGGTAAAGTTTGTGATAAGGAAGTTAGTGACAAAGATATTGTACGTGGACTTAGAGCTGAAGCAATTTCAACATTTTTGGGTGGTATCTTTAATTCATTCCCATATACAACATTCAATCAAAATTTAGGACTTTTGGCGCTAAGTAAAGTAAGAAGCCGTTTTGTTGTAGTAGCTTCTGGAATTATTCTTATTGCGCTAGGATTGATTCCTAAATTTGCAGCTTTAGCTACTATTATTCCTCAACCTGTTATAGGTGGAGCTACAACTATAATGTTTGCAATGGTCGCAGTTGCAGGAATTCAAATGCTTCAAACTGTAGATTTTAATAGTAATGCAAATATGATGGTTGTTGCTTGTTCTATTGGCTTAGGGCTTGGAATTACTACTGTACCTACTTTATTTGACCAAACACCAACATTTTTCAAGTCAATTTTTAGTAGTGGCATAGTTACAGCATCTGTAGTTGCTGTAATTCTAAATGCATTTTTGAATCATGATATTAAAGAAGTCGAAAGCGACATAAAGCAAAGTTTAGATTCAGAGGTGGTTTACTCTCCAAATGAAGGTTAG